A single window of Pyrus communis chromosome 10, drPyrComm1.1, whole genome shotgun sequence DNA harbors:
- the LOC137746454 gene encoding uncharacterized protein gives MFGTAIRCIARKPKPPMKPIELNTPPEQTQTITRAIFDIVKEHGPLTISETWDQVKEVGLRGLTSKRHMKIVLRWMRERQKLRLICNHVGAQKQFLYTTWFTKHNNFKQKPKPGSDSPQPKSP, from the exons ATGTTTGGGACAGCGATCAGGTGCATCGCTCGGAAACCAAAACCTCCGATGAAACCCATAGAGCTCAATACCCCACCTGAGCAGACACAGACCATCACCAGGGCCATCTTCGACATCGTCAAGGAGCACGGCCCTCTCACCATTTCCGAAACCTGGGATCAAGTCAAG GAAGTCGGGTTGAGAGGGTTGACGAGCAAGAGGCACATGAAGATAGTGCTGAGGTGGATGAGGGAGAGGCAGAAGCTCAGATTGATATGCAACCATGTAGGGGCTCAGAAGCAGTTTCTGTACACCACTTGGTTTACAAAGCACAACAACTTCAAGCAGAAGCCGAAGCCAGGAAGTGATTCTCCACAACCCAAGTCTCCTTGA